The Dama dama isolate Ldn47 chromosome 23, ASM3311817v1, whole genome shotgun sequence genome contains a region encoding:
- the E2F1 gene encoding transcription factor E2F1 translates to MAVAGAPAGGPCAPALEALLGAGALRLLDSSQIVIISTAQDASAPPAPAGPAAPAAGPRDPDLLLFATPQAPRPTPSAPRPALGRPPVKRRLDLETDHQYLAESSGPARGRGRHPGKGVKSPGEKSRYETSLNLTTKRFLELLSRSADGVVDLNWAAEVLKVQKRRIYDITNVLEGIKLIAKKSKNHIQWLGSHATVGIGGRLEGLTQDLQQLQESERQLDHLLHVCTTQLRLLSEDADSQRLAYVTCQDLRSIADPAEQMVMVIKAPPETQLQAVDSSETFQISLKSKQGPIDVFLCPEESVGGTSPGKTPSQGAASGEEDRAADLATAVPPPPSSPSSSPATDPSQSLLSLEQEPLLSRMGGLRAPVDEDRLSPLVAADSLLEHVREDFSGLLPEEFISLSPPHEALDYHFGLEEGEGIRDLFDCDFGDLTPLDF, encoded by the exons ATGGCCGTGGCCGGGGCCCCCGCGGGCGGCCCTTGCGCGCCGGCGCTGGAGGCCCTGCTCGGGGCCGGCGCGCTGCGGCTGCTCGACTCCTCGCAGATCGTCATCATCTCCACGGCGCAGGACGCCAGCGCCCCGCCGGCCCCCGCCGGCCCCGCCGCACCCGCCGCCGGCCCCCGGGACCCTGACCTGCTGCTCTTCGCCACTCCGCAGGCGCCCCGGCCCACACCCAGCGCGCCGCGCCCCGCGCTCGGCCGCCCGCCG GTGAAGCGGAGGTTGGACCTGGAAACTGACCATCAATACCTGGCCGAGAGCAGCGGGCCAGCTCGGGGCAGAGGCCGCCACCCAGGAAAAG gtgtGAAGTCCCCAGGGGAGAAGTCACGCTATGAAACATCGTTGAACCTGACCACCAAACGCTTCTTGGAGTTACTGAGCCGCTCGGCTGACGGGGTGGTCGACCTGAACTGGGCGGCCGAGGTGCTGAAGGTGCAGAAACGGCGCATCTACGACATCACCAACGTCCTGGAGGGCATCAAGCTCATCGCCAAGAAGTCCAAGAACCACATCCAGTGGCT AGGCAGCCATGCAACGGTGGGGATCGGCGGGCGGCTTGAAGGATTGACTCAGGACCTCCAGCAACTGCAGGAGAGCGAGCGGCAGCTGGATCACCTGCTCCACGTCTGCACCACACAGCTGCGTCTGCTCTCTGAGGATGCTGACAGCCAGCG CCTGGCCTATGTGACCTGCCAGGACCTTCGTAGCATCGCAGACCCTGCAGAGCAGATGGTCATGGTGATCAAGGCTCCCCCTGAGACCCAGCTCCAAGCCGTGGACTCCTCGGAG ACCTTTCAGATCTCCCTTAAGAGCAAACAAGGCCCGATCGACGTTTTCCTGTGTCCTGAGGAGAGTGTGGGCGGAACCAGCCCTGGAAAGACCCCGTCCCAGGGGGCAGCTTCGGGGGAGGAGGACAGGGCAGCTGACCTTGCCACCGCAgtgccaccaccaccatcatcaccctcCTCATCGCCTGCCACGGATCCCAGTCAGTCCCTGCTCAGCCTGGAGCAAG AACCTCTGCTTTCCCGGATGGGCGGCCTGCGGGCCCCCGTGGACGAGGACCGCCTGTCCCCGCTGGTGGCGGCCGACTCACTCCTGGAGCACGTGAGGGAGGACTTTTCCGGCCTCCTCCCCGAGGAGTTCATCAGCCTGTCTCCCCCCCACGAGGCCCTCGACTACCACTTTGGCCTCGAGGAGGGTGAGGGCATCAGAGACCTCTTCGACTGTGACTTTGGGGACCTCACTCCCCTGGATTTCTGA